The nucleotide sequence AAGCCACCGGTAACAAAAGCCATTGCCACCAGGCGGTTGCAAAGAAATAGAAAAACAAGGTGTACAAAACGGCCCAGCCAATTCTGGAAGCCCAGGAACTTGCAAATCTGTCAAAGCTTTTCCATTGCGGAACATTTTTGGTGAATTTGTCTTCTATTTTTGCTTTTTGCTCATTGATTTGTTGGTAGATTTTTTTAGTTCTCCACATCATTGCAAAAAGATTCGCATCGTATTTTGGGGAATGTGGGTCTTTTTCTGTATCTGCATAAGCGTGATGCAATCTGTGCATTACGCCGTAGCCATAAGCTGAAAGATAATTGGAACCTTGGGTGATCCAAGTCAAAACATAACATAATTTCTCACCAAATTTTGACATCTTGAACGTTTGATGCGCTGCATAACGGTGAAGAAAAAACGTCTGAAAAAATAATCCTGAGTACCAAAGTACTATGATAAAAATGATAACTGCCATTATAAAAAATGTAATTGAACTAATTAATTATTTGTGAATTTAGATTCCTTTTACAATGAAATAATTTTTCTTTCCTTTTTGAAGAAGGAGAAATTTTCCATCAATTAAATCACTTTCGGAAACCGAGAAATCTTCTCCAACTTTGGTTTTATTGACAGAAATAGAGTTCCCGGCTAATTCTCTTTTAGCCTCACCTTTAGATTTTAAGAAACCAGATTTTTCAGAAATCAAATCTACAATATTGCTTCCGACAACTTCTGATTTTGAAATCTCTTTTTGAGGAACACCATCAAAAACCTGAAGGAATAATTCTTCATCAAGACTTATTAAATCCTCAGCAGTTGATTGTCCGAAAAGAATCTGAGAAGCTTTCAAAGCTTTTTCATATTCTGCTTGTCCGTGAACCCAAACGGTTACTTCTTCCGCCAGTTTTTTCTGAAGTTTTCTTTCGTGAGCTGCGGTTTTATGTTCTTCAATCAAAGCTTCAATTTTTTCTTTTGGAAGGAATGTGTAGAACTTGATGAATCTTTCTGCATCAGAATCAGTGGCATTCAACCAGAATTGGTAGAATTTGTAAGGTGAAGTTTTCTTTGCATCCAACCAATAATTTTCACCACTTTCAGACTTTCCGAACTTGGATCCATCCGCTTTTGTAATCAAAGGAACTGTTAAAGCATAAGCTTCTCCCTGAGCTTTTCTTCGGATTAATTCTGTTCCGGTTGTGATATTTCCCCACTGATCAGAACCCCCCATTTGAAGCTTCACACCATCGTTTTGGTAAAGGTGAAGGTAATCATAGCCTTGTAAAAGCTGGTAAGTAAACTCTGTAAAACTCATTCCGTCAACTCCAGAATCTCCGGAGAAACGTTTTTTTACAGAATCTTTTGCCATCATATAATTCACAGTGATGTGTTTTCCAATATTCTTAGCAAAATCCAGGAAAGTAAAATTCTTCATCCAATCGTAATTGTTGACAAGAATGGCTTTGTTATCGCCTTCTCCATCAAATTCTAAGAATCTGGATAATTGATTTTTCAGACAATCCACATAATAGAGTAGTGTTTCTTCGCTCAAAAGATTACGTTCCGCAGATTTTCCAGAAGGGTCACCAATCATTCCTGTTGCGCCTCCAACCAAAGCAATCGGCTGATGACCGTGCTGCTGGAAATGGGCAAGAATTTTGATTTGGATAAGGCTTCCGATATGCAAAGAATCCGCAGTTGGGTCAAACCCAATGTAAGCTTTTGTCATCTCTTTATCCAGTTGTTCCTCCGTTCCCGGCGTCATATCAGAAAAAAGTCCGCGCCATTTTAGCTCCTCTATAAATGCATCCATTGTCTTAAAAAATTTCGGACAAAGATAAGAATTACAAGTTGTAAATGGGTTTAACTTTTAAAATTGTTGAATGTGAGATGCTATTTAGTTTCGATTAAATTAATTTAAATTGATAATACCTGTTGTGCATTTAGGAATTAAGAAACAAAAAGATTGTTCATGTGACATGAAAGCCGTATATTTAATTGACTACCAATCGATTAAACAAATGAACAATCTTATTCAAAACTACAAAATTATTTTAGAAGAATTGATAAATACTTGCAATCATATTTAAACTGTTTTCTCGATAATTATTCCTAACTTTGTCGTTAGCACACATTGCTAAAGGCGGCAGTGATAATGAAAATGAGCGAAGATGAATAAAAATTTAAATGAAAAAGTATGTTTAATTCTTACTTTTTTTTTCTGTTCTTTAATGTATTCACAATTGAGACCAAGTGTCATCTACGGTGATTACAATACTTATTGGACTTCCCAAGATAATTCGGCAACTTATGTTACTGCACAAGATACCAATAACCTTCTTGGGTTTACGGTTGGAGGAGTTACCTATTCTACGGGTGTCAATAACGCAAGATTGACAGCTAATGGAGTCAGTTTTGTGAATGAAAGCTACAGATCTTTTCCAACATCAATTAATACAACTAGCACGGCTACCAACTTTTTGATTGGTATTCCAAGGTATGTGAATGGTGTTCTTCAAGATCAAACTAATACGCCTTCCTTAAGCTGTAGTACTTCTTTAGGTTATTATTTAAGAGATGGAATTAATGGTCTGGATTTAAG is from Epilithonimonas vandammei and encodes:
- the tyrS gene encoding tyrosine--tRNA ligase codes for the protein MDAFIEELKWRGLFSDMTPGTEEQLDKEMTKAYIGFDPTADSLHIGSLIQIKILAHFQQHGHQPIALVGGATGMIGDPSGKSAERNLLSEETLLYYVDCLKNQLSRFLEFDGEGDNKAILVNNYDWMKNFTFLDFAKNIGKHITVNYMMAKDSVKKRFSGDSGVDGMSFTEFTYQLLQGYDYLHLYQNDGVKLQMGGSDQWGNITTGTELIRRKAQGEAYALTVPLITKADGSKFGKSESGENYWLDAKKTSPYKFYQFWLNATDSDAERFIKFYTFLPKEKIEALIEEHKTAAHERKLQKKLAEEVTVWVHGQAEYEKALKASQILFGQSTAEDLISLDEELFLQVFDGVPQKEISKSEVVGSNIVDLISEKSGFLKSKGEAKRELAGNSISVNKTKVGEDFSVSESDLIDGKFLLLQKGKKNYFIVKGI
- a CDS encoding acyl-CoA desaturase; protein product: MAVIIFIIVLWYSGLFFQTFFLHRYAAHQTFKMSKFGEKLCYVLTWITQGSNYLSAYGYGVMHRLHHAYADTEKDPHSPKYDANLFAMMWRTKKIYQQINEQKAKIEDKFTKNVPQWKSFDRFASSWASRIGWAVLYTLFFYFFATAWWQWLLLPVAYMMAPIHGVIINWFGHIYGYVNFKVSDTSKNLLRFDWLMMGEAYHNNHHKHGGRANFGGVRWHEIDVTYCIMILLDKMKLIKLNPVAVVKREI